One window from the genome of Saprospiraceae bacterium encodes:
- a CDS encoding nuclear transport factor 2 family protein, translating to MKLYVFIIVIFYSSTLYAQENASIVLDEYSQAIGGQSYISRVQNIYSLANCIGPNGNYQTEIQSANGTKTIFRQIKENKPDYVGIVNGDTYWTKGIEVAISDKNSASAWRSHELQWVATHLTERFREVKFAGHESFAGKQAVKLSATDELNKTAYLYFDKNTNLLLGFTIFSPFNESQETIRLSINDWIKVGKLLLPSKVTFSDKQGDYILNFHTIKINQIDKVVFEIPKKIIAIKKLIELHELQRTAHFNSDAKLLVSIMADDYIEVINGKVNSPKKEDLIKRFQGYFDSVTFIEWDDIQPPIIKVSDDGTLAYVFVNKRVKLKTQENKEELTTFAWTATFQKINDNWLMTSITSTFVR from the coding sequence ATGAAATTATACGTATTTATTATTGTGATTTTTTATTCATCAACACTTTATGCACAAGAAAATGCTTCAATAGTGCTTGATGAATATTCTCAAGCTATTGGAGGACAAAGTTACATCAGCCGAGTGCAAAACATTTATTCCCTAGCCAATTGCATTGGACCGAATGGAAATTACCAAACCGAAATACAATCAGCCAATGGCACTAAGACAATTTTTAGACAAATAAAGGAAAACAAACCTGATTACGTAGGCATTGTAAATGGTGACACTTATTGGACAAAAGGTATTGAAGTTGCGATTTCTGACAAAAATTCAGCTTCTGCTTGGCGTTCGCATGAACTTCAATGGGTTGCTACTCACCTTACTGAAAGATTTCGTGAGGTAAAATTTGCAGGGCACGAAAGTTTTGCAGGAAAACAAGCTGTAAAACTATCTGCTACTGATGAATTAAACAAAACAGCCTATCTGTATTTTGATAAAAACACAAATTTATTACTTGGCTTTACAATTTTCAGTCCATTTAACGAAAGTCAAGAAACGATTCGCCTGTCAATAAACGATTGGATAAAAGTAGGAAAATTGTTACTTCCATCAAAAGTAACATTTAGCGATAAACAAGGGGATTATATTTTGAATTTCCACACTATAAAAATCAATCAAATTGACAAAGTCGTTTTTGAGATTCCAAAGAAAATCATTGCCATCAAAAAACTAATAGAATTGCATGAGTTGCAACGAACAGCACATTTCAATAGTGATGCCAAATTATTGGTATCCATCATGGCAGATGATTATATCGAAGTCATTAATGGTAAAGTCAATTCACCTAAAAAAGAAGACCTTATCAAGCGATTTCAAGGATACTTTGATTCTGTAACATTTATCGAATGGGATGACATACAACCACCCATTATTAAAGTTTCGGATGATGGGACATTGGCTTATGTGTTTGTAAACAAAAGAGTAAAATTAAAAACCCAAGAAAACAAAGAAGAACTAACAACATTCGCATGGACGGCTACTTTTCAGAAAATTAATGATAATTGGTTAATGACAAGTATAACTTCAACTTTTGTTAGATAG
- a CDS encoding type II toxin-antitoxin system RelE/ParE family toxin, with the protein MHLRELIEGNYRIVYRVNTEVVYIARVQHSAMLLSEI; encoded by the coding sequence ATGCATCTTCGAGAATTAATCGAAGGAAATTATAGAATAGTTTATCGTGTAAATACTGAAGTGGTTTATATTGCAAGAGTTCAACATTCCGCAATGCTATTGAGTGAGATCTAA
- a CDS encoding efflux RND transporter periplasmic adaptor subunit → MNNASRLILLISSLFYIGCGNNTETTTPKTADVVESVYASGIVKSENQYEVFTNSNGVVEIIFVKEGEPVKKGTPIFQIENINSKLSTENARLFSLANDYKLNKEKLSEAKISIELAQKKLANDSLLFIRHQELWRQNIGSKVELEQKELSFENSKVNLKKAQVVYEDINRQLKLASDQSKNNLKIAQATENDLIIRSEEDGYVYKINAKKGELATSMSPLAVIGQKDFSIELNVDEFDIVKIRKGQKVIVKMDSYQNQIFEAQVNFIYPMMNERTRTFKVEAVFSRKPVMLYPNLTLEANIIINEKKNVLTIPTTYLLNDSSVMLEDGTVKALKIGLKDYSITEIVSGIDKDTKIRMPKK, encoded by the coding sequence ATGAATAATGCGTCCCGCCTAATTTTATTAATTTCTTCATTATTCTATATTGGATGTGGTAATAATACTGAGACTACAACGCCAAAAACAGCAGATGTTGTTGAAAGTGTTTATGCCTCGGGAATCGTGAAAAGTGAAAATCAATATGAAGTATTCACCAATTCAAATGGCGTAGTGGAAATTATTTTTGTAAAAGAAGGCGAACCGGTAAAAAAAGGTACGCCCATCTTTCAAATAGAAAATATAAATTCAAAACTATCCACTGAAAATGCCCGTCTTTTTTCTTTAGCAAATGATTACAAGCTTAATAAGGAAAAACTTTCAGAAGCCAAAATCTCCATCGAATTAGCTCAAAAAAAGTTAGCAAATGACTCCTTATTGTTTATAAGACACCAAGAGTTATGGCGTCAAAATATTGGTTCAAAAGTTGAGTTAGAGCAAAAAGAGTTAAGTTTTGAAAACTCTAAGGTAAATTTGAAAAAAGCGCAAGTTGTTTATGAAGATATCAATCGCCAACTAAAATTAGCCTCAGACCAAAGCAAGAACAATCTTAAAATAGCTCAAGCTACCGAAAATGATTTAATTATCAGAAGTGAAGAGGATGGATACGTATATAAAATAAATGCGAAAAAAGGAGAACTTGCCACGTCAATGTCACCCCTTGCTGTCATCGGACAAAAAGACTTTAGTATTGAGTTGAATGTGGATGAATTTGATATAGTTAAAATCAGGAAAGGGCAGAAAGTGATTGTAAAAATGGATAGTTATCAGAATCAGATTTTTGAAGCTCAGGTAAATTTTATATATCCAATGATGAACGAGCGAACGAGAACATTTAAAGTGGAAGCAGTTTTTTCCAGGAAGCCTGTGATGTTGTATCCTAATTTAACGCTAGAAGCCAATATCATCATCAATGAAAAGAAGAATGTTTTAACTATTCCCACGACTTATTTATTGAATGACTCATCCGTAATGCTGGAAGATGGTACAGTGAAAGCCTTGAAAATAGGATTAAAAGATTATAGCATCACTGAGATAGTAAGTGGAATTGATAAGGACACAAAAATCAGGATGCCAAAAAAATGA
- a CDS encoding DUF4440 domain-containing protein, translated as MKNLTILLFCITIFGCDQPSTKSTDTLPQSESVNVDSLTDMFLAGWNKQDSTAIMKTIADNAIVMNDSLIHKGKKDIAENWISGGVKVLSNIQTTSLIKGVSESIAYNGGSYSLNLTPPGGPVLKEKGNYSLVWSKQQNSDWKLTLVHIEDITRMPDIK; from the coding sequence ATGAAAAATCTAACAATCCTTCTTTTTTGTATTACAATTTTTGGTTGCGATCAACCATCTACAAAATCAACTGATACATTACCGCAAAGCGAATCTGTTAATGTTGATTCATTAACCGATATGTTTTTGGCCGGTTGGAACAAACAAGATTCTACAGCAATTATGAAAACGATTGCTGACAATGCAATTGTAATGAATGATTCGTTAATACATAAAGGAAAAAAGGATATTGCTGAAAATTGGATTAGTGGAGGAGTTAAAGTGCTAAGTAACATCCAAACAACTTCTTTAATAAAAGGAGTTAGTGAATCAATAGCCTATAATGGTGGTTCATACAGTCTTAACCTGACTCCTCCAGGTGGACCTGTTCTTAAAGAAAAAGGAAATTATAGCCTCGTATGGAGTAAACAGCAAAATAGCGATTGGAAGTTAACGCTTGTTCATATTGAAGATATAACACGAATGCCTGATATTAAGTAA
- a CDS encoding NAD-dependent epimerase/dehydratase family protein yields the protein MQTILGSGGSIGIPLAKELKKYTNKIRLVSRNPKKVNESDELYPIDVNDLSQIESAIAGSKVVYVVIGFEYKLSVWQKIWPQFMKAVIDASKVHHAKLVFFDNVYMYDKSAIPHMTETSPIHAPSKKGLVRQQLHEMIMDEVKKNNLTALIARSADFYGPDNKSSALNMMVVDKLMKGEKAQAFGDINKIHTYTYTPDAAKATAILGNTIDAYNEVWHVPTTKEKLTNLQWIQLIANELKVEAKIQTVPIWLIKILGMFIPIMKEFPEMMYQYEQDYLFDSSKFEKRFGITATTPKDGVRILIESLKSQNASR from the coding sequence ATGCAAACAATATTAGGATCAGGTGGATCTATTGGAATACCATTAGCCAAAGAATTGAAAAAATATACTAATAAGATTAGACTGGTAAGCAGAAACCCAAAAAAAGTAAATGAATCTGATGAGCTTTATCCAATTGATGTAAATGATCTAAGCCAAATTGAAAGTGCAATTGCCGGAAGTAAGGTGGTTTATGTTGTTATTGGTTTCGAATATAAATTAAGTGTTTGGCAAAAAATATGGCCACAGTTTATGAAAGCGGTAATTGATGCAAGTAAAGTCCATCATGCCAAACTTGTTTTTTTCGATAATGTGTATATGTATGATAAATCGGCAATACCTCATATGACCGAAACTTCACCCATTCATGCTCCAAGCAAAAAAGGATTGGTAAGACAACAACTGCACGAGATGATTATGGATGAGGTAAAAAAAAATAACCTGACAGCACTTATTGCCAGGTCAGCAGATTTTTATGGACCTGACAATAAAAGCAGCGCCCTAAATATGATGGTTGTCGATAAGTTGATGAAAGGGGAAAAAGCACAGGCATTTGGTGACATTAACAAAATTCATACCTATACATATACCCCGGATGCTGCTAAGGCAACTGCCATACTTGGAAATACAATTGATGCATACAATGAAGTATGGCATGTTCCGACAACAAAAGAAAAATTAACAAACCTGCAATGGATACAGTTAATTGCAAATGAATTGAAGGTAGAGGCTAAAATTCAAACTGTCCCTATATGGTTGATTAAAATACTTGGAATGTTTATTCCAATAATGAAAGAGTTTCCGGAAATGATGTACCAATATGAACAAGATTATTTATTCGATAGTTCTAAATTTGAAAAGCGATTTGGAATTACGGCAACAACACCCAAAGATGGCGTCAGAATTCTCATCGAAAGTTTGAAGTCCCAAAATGCCAGCCGCTAA
- a CDS encoding beta-lactamase family protein, which produces MKNSNIILFFLSFYLDSFCQPINDSLKHKIDLLFTKWDTPFSPGCAIAVVRNDSIIYSKGYGMANLEYSIPNEPKTIFHVASVSKQFTAWAIIRLAEEGKISLDDDIRKYLIWFPDLKEKISIRNLLNHTSGIRDQWQLLTLAGTESEDLVTQQHIIKILSKQQGLNFKPGDKYMYSNSGYSLLAEIVKAVTGQTLRQFSDSTIFKPLGMYDSHIHDECTEIVKGRSYSYDRIGSSHFTNSILSYSNSGATGLFTNVIDMSKWVMNFYTPQIGSQKDIDTLTKNAILNNGREIPYAAGLVTELFKGWQQYSHSGGDAGYRSYISVIPDIKMGFIIFSNLADFNPEEKAIEIKNILVRDKSLQTNTRTTIRRDSVAAQIRDISKIKIYAGYYIGEDGLPISFEIVRGKFYYHIYEQSNFLIEESKDVFSIPQTPDVSFAFSIDGKDTILNVKSKLQEYRLIKYNPNTVQTNNYLNKYTGTYYCPELDCTYNIEIKDHSLMLTNAKYSDTKITLIGSEHLMTNNWWISHLMVIRDKNNNVTGFEINCHRIMHLRFNKLR; this is translated from the coding sequence ATGAAAAATTCGAATATAATATTGTTTTTTCTCAGCTTTTACCTCGATTCATTTTGCCAGCCAATTAATGATTCATTAAAACATAAAATTGATCTTCTTTTTACAAAATGGGATACACCCTTTAGTCCTGGCTGTGCCATAGCCGTAGTAAGAAATGATTCTATTATTTATTCGAAAGGCTATGGGATGGCAAATCTTGAATACAGCATTCCAAACGAACCTAAAACCATTTTTCATGTAGCCTCTGTTTCAAAACAATTTACTGCCTGGGCAATCATTAGACTTGCCGAAGAAGGAAAAATATCACTTGATGATGATATTCGTAAATATCTTATCTGGTTCCCTGATCTTAAAGAGAAAATTTCAATCCGAAACTTATTGAATCATACCAGTGGCATCAGGGATCAATGGCAGTTACTGACATTAGCTGGAACAGAATCTGAGGATTTAGTCACACAGCAGCATATCATAAAAATACTTAGTAAACAGCAAGGGTTGAATTTTAAACCAGGAGATAAATACATGTATTCTAACAGCGGATATAGTTTGTTAGCTGAAATAGTAAAAGCCGTTACTGGCCAGACACTCCGGCAATTCTCAGACTCAACGATATTTAAACCCCTGGGAATGTATGACTCCCACATACATGACGAATGTACGGAGATCGTAAAAGGCCGATCCTACTCTTATGATCGTATAGGCAGCAGTCATTTTACAAACAGCATTTTAAGCTATTCTAATTCCGGTGCCACCGGCCTTTTTACCAACGTTATTGATATGAGCAAATGGGTAATGAATTTCTATACCCCACAAATAGGAAGCCAAAAAGATATTGATACACTCACAAAAAACGCAATTCTTAATAATGGCAGGGAAATACCTTATGCCGCTGGCCTTGTTACTGAATTATTCAAAGGCTGGCAACAATATTCCCACTCTGGAGGCGATGCAGGTTACAGGTCTTATATTTCAGTTATTCCAGACATCAAAATGGGGTTTATTATTTTTAGCAATCTGGCTGATTTTAACCCTGAGGAAAAAGCAATCGAAATCAAAAATATTTTGGTCAGGGACAAATCATTACAAACAAATACCAGGACAACAATTAGACGGGATAGTGTTGCAGCACAAATAAGGGATATTTCAAAAATAAAAATATATGCGGGATACTATATCGGAGAAGATGGGCTTCCCATCAGTTTTGAAATTGTAAGAGGAAAATTTTACTACCACATTTACGAACAAAGCAATTTTTTGATAGAAGAATCAAAGGATGTTTTTTCCATACCACAGACACCGGATGTAAGTTTTGCTTTTTCAATAGATGGCAAAGACACAATTTTGAACGTAAAATCAAAATTACAGGAGTATCGCTTAATTAAATACAATCCCAATACTGTACAAACAAATAATTATTTAAATAAATATACCGGCACGTATTATTGCCCCGAACTGGATTGTACATATAATATTGAAATTAAAGATCATTCATTGATGCTTACCAACGCAAAGTATAGTGATACAAAAATAACTTTGATAGGAAGTGAACATTTAATGACCAACAACTGGTGGATTAGTCATCTTATGGTAATTAGAGACAAGAATAATAATGTAACCGGCTTTGAAATAAACTGTCACAGAATCATGCATCTGCGATTTAATAAGCTCAGGTAA
- a CDS encoding alpha/beta hydrolase fold domain-containing protein: MKNKILILMTVLFVLNGKVFGQYCTSDARYTEVEYFNSSEITTGANIQFGTANDHLGNPYTLLMDLYYPNLGIDTSSKRPFIMLFHGGGFSSGDKQSGDIKDLCIHLARRGFVCASVNYRLGYDFTEYGQYKARYRAILDGHAAMRYAVNNANAVRIDTSWIFVGGQSAGSLLALGMVYADQSELDSISLLYSGTATSVELGNLNTSGNNLTNTYSFKGIFNNWGGVAESEVDFNEMLPTVAFHGELDPTVLIDADNSFLHYTLNGSRAIHYDLITNNICSEITIDTTGGHGIYRNASSVFRASRASCFFKSVFCNSCSDFYTKDSIPSNCSTPLSVDDFNFGTNIKVYPNPFESSFTIEGVEGTIEISIYNSLGQLIFKDETFDETILINLLTGLYFLNIKHLESNKSYTTKLIRN, translated from the coding sequence ATGAAAAATAAAATTTTAATCTTAATGACAGTTTTATTTGTTCTAAACGGCAAAGTATTTGGACAATATTGCACTAGTGATGCGAGATACACAGAAGTAGAATATTTCAATTCTTCGGAAATTACAACTGGCGCCAATATTCAATTTGGTACTGCCAATGACCACCTGGGTAATCCATACACATTATTAATGGACTTATATTATCCCAATTTAGGAATTGATACATCATCTAAACGTCCATTTATAATGTTGTTTCACGGTGGAGGCTTTTCGTCTGGCGACAAGCAATCAGGTGATATAAAAGATTTATGTATTCACTTGGCTAGAAGAGGTTTCGTTTGTGCCTCGGTAAATTATCGACTTGGTTATGACTTTACTGAATACGGACAGTACAAAGCAAGATATAGAGCCATACTAGATGGTCATGCAGCAATGCGATATGCTGTTAACAATGCAAATGCAGTAAGAATTGATACAAGTTGGATATTTGTTGGCGGGCAAAGTGCAGGTTCATTGCTGGCGCTAGGTATGGTATATGCTGACCAATCTGAACTTGACAGTATTTCTCTATTGTATAGCGGAACAGCTACAAGTGTAGAATTAGGAAACTTAAATACTTCAGGTAATAATTTGACTAATACATATTCATTCAAAGGAATTTTTAACAACTGGGGAGGAGTCGCTGAAAGCGAAGTAGATTTTAATGAAATGCTTCCTACTGTTGCTTTCCACGGCGAACTTGACCCGACAGTTTTAATTGACGCAGACAATTCCTTTTTGCATTATACATTAAATGGCTCTAGGGCTATCCATTATGATTTGATTACAAATAATATTTGTAGCGAAATAACTATAGACACAACAGGAGGACACGGAATTTATAGAAACGCTAGCAGTGTATTCAGGGCAAGTAGAGCAAGTTGCTTTTTTAAAAGTGTTTTTTGTAATTCCTGTTCCGACTTTTATACGAAAGACTCGATTCCATCAAATTGTTCTACGCCATTAAGTGTTGACGACTTTAATTTTGGTACAAATATTAAAGTCTATCCGAATCCTTTTGAAAGTTCTTTTACAATCGAAGGCGTTGAAGGCACTATAGAAATATCAATTTATAATTCTTTAGGACAATTAATTTTTAAGGACGAAACATTTGACGAAACCATTCTAATTAATTTATTGACAGGGCTTTATTTTCTAAATATAAAACATCTTGAATCAAATAAATCATACACTACGAAACTCATAAGAAATTAA
- a CDS encoding YHYH protein, protein MRTYFILFFLVNTFLVSGQSNPAITAWIINSNGQTGFGNIPTNVQQVQYSTNNVYVSTYNIPDWIPVGYDWPNNPWSPENQNFVFKITLNPAEKIGAKIPTPYGHIGIWTNGVSIYNPKDAKSWENENVWYQNAFYFEHLLMETFDDCLGHPNNMHEYHLHVNPTCLYDDTDNTQHAPIVGYAFDGFPIYGAYGFEKADGTGSIKRIRSSYRLRNITDRTTLPDGTVLPAASYGPALVVYPLGAYIEDYEFVAGFGDLDQYNGRFCITPEYPGGTYAYFITLEADLEPAFPYVLGSHFIGLVQPGNTGPNSGKNVINEPVVVYTSVNEAGNQIVFSAYPNPASDQLNFFLAPSYHSNMTASLFNQTGTLIDQMNTIQTATNYTFDLSALPIGVYFLQIRNQAAQSTVKILVQR, encoded by the coding sequence ATGCGGACATATTTCATATTATTCTTCCTCGTAAACACCTTCCTGGTATCTGGTCAATCTAACCCTGCCATTACCGCTTGGATCATTAACTCGAACGGTCAAACTGGTTTTGGTAACATCCCAACGAATGTGCAGCAGGTTCAATATTCAACCAACAATGTGTATGTCAGCACTTACAATATCCCGGACTGGATACCGGTTGGGTATGATTGGCCAAACAACCCTTGGTCGCCTGAAAATCAGAATTTTGTCTTCAAAATCACCCTGAATCCTGCCGAAAAAATAGGCGCCAAAATTCCCACACCGTACGGTCATATTGGTATTTGGACCAATGGTGTATCTATTTATAATCCCAAAGATGCTAAAAGTTGGGAGAACGAAAATGTGTGGTATCAAAATGCCTTTTATTTTGAGCATTTGTTGATGGAAACCTTTGACGATTGTCTTGGCCATCCCAATAACATGCACGAGTACCATTTGCATGTCAACCCAACCTGCCTGTATGATGATACAGATAACACGCAACATGCACCAATAGTGGGGTATGCCTTCGATGGGTTTCCCATTTATGGTGCCTACGGTTTTGAAAAGGCAGATGGTACCGGTTCGATCAAGCGAATTCGCAGCAGTTATCGCTTACGCAACATAACAGACCGCACGACGCTACCTGATGGCACTGTTTTGCCCGCCGCCAGCTACGGCCCGGCGCTGGTGGTGTATCCATTGGGGGCGTACATAGAAGACTATGAATTTGTTGCTGGGTTTGGAGACCTTGACCAGTACAATGGCCGTTTTTGTATTACGCCAGAATATCCAGGCGGTACTTATGCCTATTTTATTACCCTGGAGGCAGACTTAGAACCCGCTTTCCCGTATGTACTGGGTTCGCACTTTATTGGATTGGTGCAGCCCGGAAACACAGGGCCAAATTCAGGGAAAAACGTAATCAATGAACCTGTTGTGGTTTACACAAGTGTGAATGAGGCCGGCAATCAAATTGTTTTCAGTGCTTACCCTAATCCGGCAAGTGACCAACTGAATTTTTTCTTGGCCCCTTCGTACCACAGCAATATGACCGCATCCCTTTTCAACCAAACGGGTACGCTCATAGATCAAATGAACACGATTCAAACTGCCACCAATTACACCTTTGACCTAAGTGCTTTGCCAATCGGTGTCTATTTTCTTCAAATTAGGAATCAGGCAGCACAGTCCACCGTTAAAATTTTGGTCCAACGATGA
- a CDS encoding ABC transporter ATP-binding protein has product MKNKIALEAKSIFKSFYDPVKIDVLKDISFTINRGEFVSITGKSGCGKSTLLYILSTMDTEYTGELLIDNQSVTNKSEKELALLRNEKIGFVFQFHYLLNEFSVLRNVMLPGFKLNKLSEEELEHKAFDLLKILGIEKLTNKMAYQISGGEKQRVAIARAMINNPLILICDEPTGNLDSKNTEIVFEIFNELVYSFNKTILVVTHDLSFAENTQRIIVMEDGRILV; this is encoded by the coding sequence GTGAAAAATAAAATTGCCTTAGAAGCGAAATCAATATTCAAATCATTTTACGATCCTGTAAAAATTGATGTATTGAAAGACATATCATTTACCATAAATCGAGGAGAGTTTGTTTCTATTACGGGTAAATCTGGCTGCGGAAAATCTACTTTACTCTATATTCTTTCAACAATGGATACGGAGTACACGGGCGAACTTTTAATAGATAATCAATCCGTTACTAACAAATCAGAAAAGGAATTGGCCTTACTACGCAATGAAAAAATAGGTTTTGTGTTTCAATTTCATTACTTACTCAATGAGTTTAGCGTTTTGAGAAATGTTATGCTTCCAGGCTTTAAATTAAATAAACTATCGGAGGAAGAATTAGAACACAAAGCATTCGATCTATTAAAAATATTAGGAATAGAAAAATTGACAAATAAAATGGCTTACCAAATTTCAGGGGGAGAAAAGCAAAGAGTGGCGATAGCCCGGGCGATGATAAATAATCCACTGATTTTAATCTGTGATGAACCCACAGGAAACTTGGATAGTAAAAATACGGAGATTGTGTTTGAAATTTTTAATGAACTGGTTTATTCATTCAATAAAACCATATTAGTAGTAACCCACGACCTCAGTTTTGCAGAAAATACTCAAAGAATTATTGTTATGGAAGATGGACGAATTCTTGTTTAG
- a CDS encoding type II toxin-antitoxin system RelE/ParE family toxin, with product MRIYFTKNAYKNFQQICFYIKEEFGINSIDKFKLKVQHSLELLAQHPKLGTLELESNNLYGLVIHKMKKIFYRIRNNKIAIFSLFRCSTKSKK from the coding sequence ATGAGAATTTACTTTACCAAAAATGCCTATAAAAACTTTCAACAAATTTGCTTCTACATCAAAGAAGAATTTGGTATTAATTCAATTGATAAATTTAAATTAAAAGTACAGCATTCATTAGAGTTATTAGCTCAGCATCCCAAACTAGGTACTTTGGAACTAGAATCAAACAATTTATATGGTTTAGTCATACATAAAATGAAAAAAATATTTTATAGGATCAGGAATAATAAAATTGCAATATTCTCTTTATTTAGATGTTCGACAAAATCCAAAAAATAA
- a CDS encoding sulfatase-like hydrolase/transferase, translating into MNKFFLPALLWIGIVSLSLAQQNVILIIADDMGTDYCGFYEDAKDTANMPNIRGLLPRGVRFTSAWANPLCSPTRAGMLTGRYAFRTGVGTALSGSTAAQLDTAEISIGKLLKNAAPIPYATANIGKWHLNVQTTQSLFYPNLMGFDHYSGNFLGEIPNYFDWKKTTNGSSPTNTTIYATTETVNDAIQWLDGLNGNQPFFLWLAFNAPHTPFHQPPAALHTVPGLTGTIMDINQNPKKYFRAMIEAMDTETGRLLQWLDQNGQLDSTNIIFIGDNGNARRVSQIVDTSQYKGTIYEYGIHVPFVIAGPAVESPGRVSDALVNTTDLFATILELAGFELWPTAIPADKPVDAKSLLPILKNQNTAVRDWNFSEQFMPVSGPNDGKTIRDIQYKLLHFDDGHQEFYYLTDNLLEQNDLLTQPLTSEATDHYVYLCTKLSQLIGTNTCNPIFTSTEDERLNNGLNVYPNPSSGIFYVKNSGPSMALSIQVFDMAGVKKSQFERTSDYTKIDISALPTGVYMLQVQHEAGIYQKLVVKY; encoded by the coding sequence ATGAATAAATTCTTTCTTCCAGCCCTTTTATGGATCGGTATTGTTTCATTAAGCCTGGCACAGCAAAACGTAATTCTGATCATCGCAGATGATATGGGAACTGATTATTGCGGCTTTTATGAAGATGCAAAGGATACTGCGAATATGCCCAATATCCGTGGACTACTCCCTCGGGGGGTGCGCTTTACATCCGCATGGGCCAACCCACTTTGCTCCCCCACGCGCGCCGGTATGTTGACGGGGCGGTATGCTTTTCGCACAGGTGTTGGTACTGCATTGTCTGGTAGTACCGCTGCTCAATTAGATACGGCTGAAATAAGCATCGGGAAATTGTTAAAAAATGCTGCGCCAATCCCGTATGCAACGGCCAATATTGGCAAATGGCACCTCAATGTTCAGACTACTCAATCGCTTTTTTACCCAAACCTTATGGGGTTTGACCATTATTCTGGCAACTTTCTGGGCGAAATACCCAATTATTTCGATTGGAAAAAAACTACCAATGGCTCCAGCCCCACAAACACTACTATCTACGCCACCACTGAAACCGTGAACGATGCCATTCAATGGCTCGATGGGCTAAATGGGAATCAACCCTTTTTTCTTTGGCTTGCTTTTAATGCACCACATACCCCCTTTCATCAGCCACCTGCTGCACTGCATACCGTGCCGGGACTTACGGGTACTATAATGGACATCAATCAAAATCCCAAAAAATACTTTCGGGCAATGATTGAAGCAATGGATACCGAAACCGGGCGATTGCTACAATGGCTCGACCAGAATGGCCAACTGGATAGCACCAATATCATCTTCATAGGCGACAATGGAAACGCACGAAGGGTTTCTCAAATCGTCGATACTTCGCAATACAAAGGCACGATTTATGAATATGGCATCCATGTTCCGTTTGTTATAGCTGGGCCAGCTGTGGAATCACCGGGCCGCGTCAGCGATGCTTTGGTGAACACGACGGACCTGTTCGCTACCATTCTCGAACTCGCTGGGTTTGAACTCTGGCCAACGGCCATTCCTGCTGACAAACCCGTTGACGCTAAAAGCCTGTTGCCCATTTTAAAAAACCAGAACACGGCTGTCCGGGATTGGAATTTTTCCGAGCAATTCATGCCCGTTTCCGGTCCCAATGATGGCAAAACCATCCGAGATATCCAGTATAAATTACTTCATTTTGACGACGGCCACCAGGAGTTTTACTACCTGACTGACAACCTGCTAGAGCAAAACGATCTGTTGACCCAGCCCCTCACGAGTGAAGCGACCGACCATTATGTTTACCTGTGCACAAAACTTAGCCAATTAATCGGCACAAATACTTGCAATCCGATTTTCACATCCACAGAAGATGAGCGCTTAAACAATGGGCTCAATGTGTATCCCAACCCTTCCAGTGGCATTTTTTATGTGAAAAATAGTGGTCCGAGTATGGCCCTAAGCATTCAGGTGTTCGATATGGCCGGAGTGAAAAAATCTCAGTTTGAGCGCACAAGCGATTACACAAAAATAGATATCTCCGCCTTGCCAACGGGCGTTTATATGCTGCAAGTCCAGCATGAAGCCGGTATCTATCAAAAACTGGTCGTGAAGTATTGA